One window of Aerococcus tenax genomic DNA carries:
- a CDS encoding chromate transporter, producing the protein MYEKMLKDSKSKRQMLVKLFWSTFYLSAFTFGGGYVIITLMKKTFVDDFGWIEEDEMLDLVAIAQSSPGAIAVNGAIVIGYKLAGFIGILVSVLGTILPPMLIISVIALFYQQFIQNFWVKTLLEGMQAGVAAVIAGVVLDMVADVWRRKQPILVIIMLAAFIANYFFTVNIIYIILSCIGLGVIYSWLQSRKGR; encoded by the coding sequence ATGTACGAAAAAATGCTTAAAGACTCAAAAAGTAAGCGCCAGATGCTGGTCAAACTCTTTTGGTCGACTTTCTACCTCTCTGCCTTTACCTTTGGTGGGGGCTACGTCATCATTACCCTCATGAAAAAGACCTTTGTCGATGACTTCGGCTGGATTGAAGAAGATGAAATGCTAGACCTGGTGGCGATTGCTCAATCTTCTCCCGGAGCAATCGCAGTGAATGGCGCCATCGTTATCGGTTATAAATTAGCTGGCTTTATCGGTATCTTAGTTTCTGTTTTAGGGACTATCTTACCACCCATGCTGATTATTTCAGTGATTGCCCTCTTTTACCAACAGTTTATCCAAAATTTCTGGGTTAAGACTCTCTTGGAAGGCATGCAGGCTGGCGTGGCAGCTGTTATCGCCGGCGTTGTCTTAGATATGGTCGCTGATGTCTGGCGGCGCAAGCAACCCATCTTGGTCATTATTATGCTAGCTGCCTTTATTGCCAATTACTTCTTTACCGTTAATATCATCTATATTATTTTAAGCTGCATTGGACTAGGAGTAATATACAGCTGGTTACAAAGTAGGAAAGGACGCTAA
- a CDS encoding helix-turn-helix transcriptional regulator, which produces MKIGQVIKEQRELNNISQGQLASYLKTTQQTVSNWENNKSYPNVENLILLSSIFDQPMEELLNEDIQDISEATGRVIPTRLDDEEVKRFNWSHLLLGFGAGCLVTYLLTHLGQED; this is translated from the coding sequence ATGAAAATTGGTCAAGTAATTAAAGAACAACGTGAGCTAAATAATATTTCCCAAGGACAATTGGCGAGTTATCTAAAAACCACCCAACAAACAGTGTCTAATTGGGAAAATAATAAAAGCTATCCCAACGTGGAAAACTTAATATTATTATCATCGATTTTTGATCAACCGATGGAAGAATTGTTAAATGAGGATATCCAGGATATTTCTGAAGCAACCGGCCGGGTAATTCCAACGCGTTTGGATGATGAGGAAGTGAAGCGCTTTAACTGGAGTCATCTCTTGCTTGGCTTTGGAGCAGGTTGCTTAGTGACCTATTTGCTCACTCACTTAGGCCAAGAAGACTAG
- a CDS encoding DUF402 domain-containing protein — protein MYHPKEGEFITVKSYKHDGSLHRTWRDCLVLKTSEQSIIACNDHTLVTESDGRRWVTREPALLYFHKKYWFNIVTMLRQNGVSYYSNLASPYVIDEEALKYIDYDLDIKIFPDGEKRLLDIDEYLEHGHEMHYSKELDIIIKSHLKELVRWIEEEKGPFSKPYVDLWYERYCQLTQRRKRRKKSYKYKKKKRIQS, from the coding sequence ATGTATCATCCAAAAGAAGGAGAATTCATCACAGTCAAAAGTTATAAACATGACGGCTCACTCCATCGAACATGGCGCGACTGTTTGGTCCTAAAAACAAGCGAACAAAGTATTATTGCTTGTAACGACCACACGCTCGTTACCGAATCTGATGGTCGCCGTTGGGTGACACGTGAACCCGCTTTACTCTATTTTCATAAAAAATATTGGTTCAATATTGTCACCATGTTAAGGCAGAACGGTGTCTCATATTATAGTAACCTAGCTTCTCCCTATGTCATTGACGAAGAAGCCTTGAAGTATATCGACTATGATTTAGATATTAAAATTTTCCCTGATGGGGAAAAACGCCTGTTAGATATTGACGAGTATTTAGAGCATGGTCATGAAATGCATTATTCTAAAGAATTAGATATAATCATTAAAAGCCATCTCAAAGAGTTAGTACGCTGGATCGAGGAAGAAAAAGGTCCCTTTTCTAAACCTTATGTCGATCTCTGGTACGAACGCTACTGTCAGCTGACCCAACGTCGGAAGCGACGGAAGAAAAGCTACAAATATAAGAAGAAAAAGCGGATTCAGTCGTAA
- a CDS encoding Fur family transcriptional regulator translates to MDYEQLYVDAVAYLRERRIRLTSPRKKILKHLIVADHHPTAEQVYQELSQEDQSVSLATVYNTLNIFTDINLVKEVRANDGATHFDFFLKKHYHIICQNCGKIVDVYYPDAAKVEQALTEVEDYAVEATQFKITGHHLEFYGICSDCQGID, encoded by the coding sequence ATGGATTATGAGCAATTATATGTCGATGCGGTCGCTTATTTGCGAGAACGCCGTATTCGCCTAACTTCCCCACGAAAAAAAATACTAAAACATCTGATTGTGGCTGACCATCATCCTACTGCTGAACAAGTCTATCAAGAGCTCTCCCAAGAAGATCAATCGGTGAGTTTAGCAACGGTATATAACACCTTGAACATCTTTACCGATATTAATCTTGTCAAGGAAGTACGTGCCAATGATGGGGCCACCCATTTCGATTTCTTCTTAAAAAAGCACTATCACATCATTTGTCAAAACTGCGGAAAAATCGTCGATGTCTATTATCCCGATGCGGCTAAAGTTGAGCAAGCCCTAACTGAAGTGGAAGACTATGCGGTAGAGGCTACTCAATTTAAAATTACTGGCCACCACCTGGAGTTCTACGGAATCTGCTCTGACTGCCAAGGTATCGATTAG
- the mutY gene encoding A/G-specific adenine glycosylase, with protein MSGSNQDFSPKDWLGQSAIVDLGPTIAGVEVWGEQTNQAFRKTLFDWYDKEGRHLPWRESKDPYQIWISEIMLQQTQVNTVIPYYQRFLQAFPTVEDLAAAEEDDLLKHWAGLGYYSRAKNLHRAAQEIVNDYGGQFPRTAKELMKLSGIGPYTAGAIASIAFGQAVPAIDGNAMRVFSRLFTINADISRQKNHAIFREVVAYVMGDERPGDFNQALMDLGSSYETAKKPLSDISPIKDFNLATLTGTELDYPVKLSKTKSKTIHYQALLLENSQGQYLIEKRPSQGLLANLWTVPLFEVANQEKSDQQGGEERQPYQNLVAEAEAVYDIRPVVMKKSIGHVRHVFSHRLWEIDLYYAKLSPAAEKGWQGQEDNDWVFLHDLNRHAYPTVQMKIWQTLKDYLDQ; from the coding sequence GTGAGCGGAAGTAACCAAGATTTTTCCCCAAAGGATTGGCTCGGACAATCAGCTATTGTTGATTTAGGGCCGACCATTGCGGGAGTTGAAGTCTGGGGCGAACAAACCAACCAGGCTTTTCGTAAGACCTTGTTTGATTGGTACGACAAGGAAGGGCGTCATTTGCCCTGGCGAGAAAGTAAGGACCCTTACCAAATCTGGATATCAGAGATTATGTTGCAGCAAACCCAGGTCAATACTGTCATTCCTTACTACCAACGCTTTTTACAAGCCTTTCCCACTGTCGAGGACCTGGCAGCGGCAGAAGAAGATGACCTACTGAAACATTGGGCCGGACTAGGCTATTACTCTAGAGCTAAAAACCTCCACCGGGCAGCTCAGGAGATTGTGAATGACTATGGAGGGCAATTTCCCCGAACCGCTAAGGAACTGATGAAACTTTCCGGGATTGGACCTTATACGGCTGGCGCCATTGCTTCTATTGCATTTGGTCAGGCCGTACCCGCCATTGATGGAAATGCCATGCGAGTTTTCAGCCGCCTCTTTACCATTAACGCTGATATTAGCCGGCAAAAGAACCACGCTATCTTCCGTGAAGTAGTGGCTTATGTGATGGGCGATGAGCGGCCAGGGGACTTTAACCAGGCACTAATGGATTTGGGTAGTAGTTACGAAACCGCTAAGAAGCCCTTGAGTGATATTAGTCCCATCAAAGACTTTAACCTAGCTACCCTGACCGGAACCGAGTTGGATTATCCGGTGAAATTATCCAAAACCAAATCCAAAACTATTCACTACCAAGCACTTTTGCTGGAGAATAGTCAAGGCCAGTATCTGATTGAAAAGCGTCCCAGCCAGGGTCTCTTGGCTAATTTGTGGACGGTTCCGCTTTTTGAAGTAGCTAACCAAGAAAAAAGTGATCAACAAGGGGGAGAAGAGCGCCAGCCTTACCAAAACCTGGTTGCTGAAGCAGAGGCAGTTTATGATATTAGACCAGTCGTAATGAAAAAATCCATCGGCCATGTCCGCCATGTCTTTTCTCACCGACTTTGGGAGATTGACCTCTACTATGCTAAATTATCCCCCGCAGCCGAAAAAGGCTGGCAAGGCCAAGAAGATAATGATTGGGTTTTCTTGCATGACCTTAACCGTCATGCCTATCCTACCGTCCAAATGAAGATTTGGCAGACCTTAAAAGATTATCTTGATCAATAA
- a CDS encoding FUSC family protein, producing MKLGARTIKTGIGVMLAMVISSLLPHIEIMQPTFVAVLGLQQSVKKTWYTLFRRGAAAFLGGLTAVVMSYFFGNSPIVVGLTVIIFIAIMNAIQLQDVISLATITVVIIMLQPVDNVNDLIGIATSRVIENILGVVISFLVNVFIMPPKYDNVLYKEISDTSSEVLIRLRAILRKNGEYSSLTSDLDWAYKRINYIRDLFQLSKEEPIWFASRRVSRKRQLVVYRSFIQSLLDMTNLLHTIHTHTNILFVIDDDLRIQIRERIETLCAAHEQIFLKFDGRISPAEVNFFQPTKIRRQELMNHIIKETDLNRGPETESLNYRIEKSNSLILITGAMIKVESSLIHLNTLVRSYHTHHEEDHDHYALKDKLDS from the coding sequence ATGAAATTAGGTGCTCGCACGATAAAAACCGGCATTGGCGTCATGCTAGCTATGGTGATCTCTAGCCTCCTACCCCATATTGAGATTATGCAACCAACATTTGTTGCGGTTCTAGGGCTGCAACAATCCGTCAAAAAAACCTGGTATACCCTATTTAGGCGGGGAGCTGCTGCTTTCTTAGGTGGCTTAACCGCCGTGGTCATGTCTTACTTCTTTGGAAATAGTCCCATTGTGGTTGGTCTGACCGTCATTATTTTTATCGCTATTATGAATGCCATTCAACTCCAAGACGTGATCTCCCTGGCCACAATTACCGTAGTTATCATCATGCTACAGCCTGTCGATAACGTCAATGACTTAATCGGCATTGCGACCTCCCGGGTGATTGAAAACATCCTCGGTGTGGTCATCTCCTTCTTGGTGAATGTCTTTATCATGCCACCTAAGTATGACAATGTCCTCTACAAGGAAATTTCGGACACTTCCTCAGAAGTATTGATTCGGCTACGAGCTATCTTGAGAAAAAATGGTGAATATTCTTCCCTGACTTCAGACTTGGACTGGGCCTATAAGCGGATCAACTATATTCGCGATCTCTTCCAACTTTCCAAAGAAGAACCCATTTGGTTTGCCAGTCGCAGGGTATCAAGGAAACGGCAGTTGGTGGTTTATCGGAGTTTCATCCAATCTTTATTAGATATGACTAATTTACTCCATACTATCCACACCCATACTAATATTCTCTTTGTGATTGATGATGACCTGCGGATTCAAATACGTGAGCGGATTGAAACTCTCTGTGCCGCCCATGAGCAGATCTTCCTTAAATTTGATGGCCGCATCTCACCGGCTGAAGTCAACTTCTTCCAGCCGACTAAGATTCGCCGCCAGGAGTTGATGAATCATATCATCAAGGAAACCGACCTCAACCGAGGCCCAGAAACAGAATCCTTGAACTACCGAATTGAGAAGAGCAACTCCTTAATCTTAATCACCGGAGCCATGATCAAGGTCGAGAGTTCTCTCATCCATCTTAATACCCTGGTCCGCTCCTACCATACCCATCACGAAGAAGACCATGACCATTACGCCTTAAAAGATAAATTAGATAGTTAA
- the proC gene encoding pyrroline-5-carboxylate reductase: MKTIAVIGAGNMGQALIAGLQSSDHQAQIEIKAATASQASADKVAKHFDIACSTDNQTCAQDADLVIVAVKPYLMDQVLDEIKNSLKADAIIVTVAAGYSLKQAGTILGDQAAIVRIMPNTAVKIGQGVIAMTANDQVSAKDYQAVKDLFQGLGLVAEVSEDQFATITGLSGSSPTIVYMLIEAMSDAGCQQGLPRSQAQSLAAQTVMGAAAMVVETGQHPGQLKDAVCSPAGTSIECVRKAEEKGLRTAAMEAVIAACQKAKDK; the protein is encoded by the coding sequence ATGAAAACCATTGCCGTTATTGGAGCTGGGAATATGGGCCAAGCCCTCATTGCCGGCTTACAATCCAGTGACCACCAAGCTCAGATAGAAATTAAGGCCGCTACTGCTAGCCAAGCGAGCGCAGATAAAGTTGCAAAGCATTTTGACATTGCCTGCTCAACTGATAACCAGACCTGTGCCCAGGATGCTGACCTCGTCATTGTGGCAGTGAAACCTTATCTAATGGACCAGGTGTTGGACGAAATCAAGAACAGTCTCAAAGCGGATGCCATTATCGTCACCGTGGCAGCTGGTTATAGTCTAAAACAAGCAGGGACAATTCTTGGCGACCAAGCTGCCATTGTCCGCATTATGCCAAACACTGCCGTAAAAATCGGCCAAGGGGTGATTGCGATGACTGCTAATGACCAGGTCTCCGCTAAGGACTACCAAGCAGTTAAAGACTTATTCCAAGGACTAGGTTTAGTTGCCGAAGTCAGTGAAGACCAATTTGCCACCATCACGGGACTGTCTGGCTCTAGCCCTACCATTGTCTACATGCTGATCGAGGCCATGTCAGACGCCGGATGTCAACAAGGTCTCCCCCGGTCTCAAGCCCAAAGTTTAGCAGCCCAAACCGTTATGGGAGCAGCAGCCATGGTCGTAGAAACTGGCCAACACCCCGGTCAACTGAAGGATGCCGTCTGCTCCCCTGCTGGCACCTCCATTGAATGCGTTCGTAAGGCAGAGGAAAAAGGCTTACGAACCGCTGCCATGGAAGCTGTCATCGCTGCTTGCCAAAAAGCCAAGGACAAGTAA
- a CDS encoding chromate transporter has protein sequence MIYLQLLISFLKVGAFSFGGGYAALPLIQEEIVENHAWLSMQEFTDLITISQMTPGPIAINSATFVGTKLAGPLGAMVATLGSILPSIIIVSIIARLYFKYRNLSLLQNVLVALRPAVVAMIAAAGLLILIAAFWGEAPIALTNINWTAVVIFGLALAILIRYKVNPIVVIVMAGVVNVIYQAVLMVV, from the coding sequence ATGATTTATTTACAATTACTCATCTCCTTTTTAAAAGTCGGAGCCTTTAGCTTCGGCGGTGGTTATGCTGCCCTCCCACTCATCCAAGAAGAAATCGTTGAAAATCATGCTTGGCTATCCATGCAGGAATTTACCGACCTGATCACTATTTCGCAAATGACCCCTGGTCCGATCGCTATCAATTCCGCAACCTTTGTAGGAACTAAGCTAGCTGGACCCCTGGGCGCTATGGTTGCCACTCTGGGTTCGATCTTACCTTCCATTATTATCGTAAGTATCATCGCGCGTCTCTACTTCAAATACCGTAACCTTAGTCTCTTACAAAACGTTCTAGTCGCCCTACGTCCTGCGGTGGTAGCTATGATTGCTGCAGCCGGCTTATTAATACTAATCGCTGCCTTTTGGGGAGAAGCTCCCATTGCCTTAACCAATATCAACTGGACCGCCGTAGTCATCTTTGGCCTCGCCTTAGCCATTCTCATCCGCTACAAAGTCAACCCAATTGTAGTGATCGTCATGGCAGGAGTCGTTAATGTTATATACCAAGCGGTTTTGATGGTGGTATAA
- a CDS encoding helix-turn-helix domain-containing protein: MDTHREDLSLDEKNIARQQASIKASDVLLKIRQEKGLSQAQLADISGRKQSYISRVESRQQNISLGTLQEIVNAVGGHLVVDVHF, encoded by the coding sequence ATGGATACGCATAGAGAAGACCTATCCCTTGATGAAAAAAATATTGCAAGACAACAAGCAAGTATTAAGGCTTCTGATGTGTTGCTAAAAATCCGTCAAGAAAAGGGGCTATCCCAGGCTCAATTAGCGGATATTTCTGGGCGTAAGCAAAGTTATATCTCACGGGTTGAATCACGTCAACAAAATATTAGTTTAGGTACCCTACAAGAAATTGTTAATGCTGTAGGTGGCCACCTCGTTGTCGATGTGCACTTCTAA
- a CDS encoding uracil-xanthine permease family protein yields MKMNYDIEDRPPRGEGLLLSFQHVFAMFGATILVPLILGLPVSVALFCSGIGTLIYHFATQNKVPVYLGSSFAFIGAMAHAIEQLGGDISAAQTGVMLAGGIYVLVALLVKMLGSSWIDRLLPPIVIGPMIIVIGLSLSSSAVTNAGFTPDGTWQQMLTALITFLICAFVNVYGRGFIRVIPFLIGLVGGYIVAACLGLVDISPVADAAWFEIPDFYLPFKTPFFNSYQLNFGPEAIAILPVAVVTISEHIGDHTVLSEICGRQFLKNPGLHRTLMGDGIATSVSAFLGGPANTTYGENTGVIGLTRVASVSVIRNAALLAIMLSCLGKFTALISTIPAAVLGGMSILLYGVIASNGLKVLIEARVNFNQVRNLVIASAMLVLGLGGAVLKLGAFTLSGTALAAMVGIILNLLLPEIKTLKTK; encoded by the coding sequence ATGAAAATGAATTATGACATCGAGGATCGGCCTCCACGTGGTGAGGGACTGCTCCTAAGTTTTCAACACGTCTTCGCTATGTTCGGTGCAACCATTCTGGTCCCCTTAATCTTAGGTCTACCGGTATCGGTTGCTCTCTTCTGTAGTGGGATTGGTACCTTAATTTACCACTTCGCTACCCAAAATAAGGTGCCTGTTTATCTGGGCTCATCCTTTGCCTTCATTGGCGCTATGGCCCACGCTATCGAACAGTTAGGTGGCGATATTTCCGCGGCTCAAACTGGGGTCATGCTAGCCGGCGGAATCTATGTCTTAGTGGCTCTTTTGGTTAAAATGTTAGGGAGTAGCTGGATTGACCGCCTCCTACCTCCAATTGTTATCGGTCCCATGATCATTGTCATCGGTTTGAGTCTATCCTCATCTGCTGTCACTAACGCAGGATTCACTCCAGACGGGACCTGGCAACAAATGTTGACTGCCCTAATTACCTTCCTGATCTGTGCCTTTGTTAATGTTTATGGACGGGGATTTATTCGGGTGATTCCTTTCTTGATTGGTTTAGTTGGTGGTTACATTGTTGCTGCCTGCCTAGGCCTAGTCGATATTAGTCCAGTGGCTGACGCCGCTTGGTTTGAAATCCCTGATTTCTATTTACCTTTTAAGACACCATTCTTTAACAGCTATCAACTTAACTTTGGTCCAGAAGCCATTGCCATTTTACCAGTGGCGGTAGTCACCATTTCTGAACATATTGGTGACCATACTGTCTTAAGTGAAATTTGTGGCCGTCAATTTCTCAAGAATCCTGGTCTCCACCGGACTTTGATGGGTGACGGGATTGCGACCTCGGTTTCTGCCTTCCTAGGTGGACCTGCCAATACCACTTACGGAGAAAATACTGGGGTTATTGGCCTCACCCGAGTGGCTTCGGTTTCCGTTATCCGTAATGCCGCTCTCTTGGCGATCATGCTCAGTTGCTTGGGTAAATTCACCGCCCTCATTTCAACCATTCCAGCAGCTGTCCTCGGTGGCATGTCTATCCTCCTCTATGGGGTCATTGCAAGTAACGGCCTCAAAGTCTTAATTGAAGCCCGGGTAAACTTCAACCAAGTCCGTAACCTGGTCATCGCCAGTGCCATGTTAGTTCTCGGTCTAGGAGGCGCAGTGCTTAAATTAGGGGCCTTTACCCTTTCTGGAACCGCCCTCGCTGCTATGGTAGGGATTATTCTTAACTTACTCCTACCTGAAATTAAAACCCTGAAGACGAAATAG
- a CDS encoding RecX family transcriptional regulator, protein MREDNQPVKLSEISPEKKSRPKRVRALADESDQLTRPKRKTKKSGYRPRKLATSSDPEGLDQDQERILSGKITMIEAQKRHKKRYNVYLDGDFAFGISEDTLVRYALSKGQYLGQEESKNILASERDNRAYQIALNYLSHSLRSKKQVSQRLAKEDYSQATIDTVMEKLEDLSLVNDLYYGQSYTRTAKTINRKGPKVIAMELKEKGLSEDTIDQALLEYSEADQMENAQHLAKKKLPSLLRKNSNLKAEEKLQQFLYKKGYNNDLIGQVLSQLKESDQLDRDESAALNKYFKRYWKKYWNLDEKERRFKVKTMLFGRGFKSEAIDAAIRQAEEEGEL, encoded by the coding sequence ATGCGAGAAGATAATCAGCCAGTAAAATTAAGTGAGATCAGTCCGGAGAAAAAGTCCCGCCCAAAAAGAGTCAGAGCCTTAGCCGATGAAAGTGACCAACTGACCAGGCCAAAAAGAAAGACTAAAAAAAGCGGTTATCGTCCTAGGAAACTAGCCACTTCCTCTGACCCAGAAGGCTTAGACCAAGACCAGGAGAGGATTTTATCAGGCAAGATCACCATGATTGAAGCTCAAAAGCGCCATAAGAAACGTTATAATGTCTACCTTGACGGTGACTTTGCTTTTGGGATTAGTGAAGATACCCTAGTTCGTTACGCCCTGTCTAAGGGGCAGTACCTAGGCCAAGAAGAAAGCAAAAATATCCTAGCTAGTGAACGCGATAATCGGGCCTATCAGATTGCTTTAAATTATTTAAGTCATAGTTTACGGTCGAAAAAGCAGGTTAGCCAACGCTTAGCTAAGGAAGATTATTCCCAAGCGACCATTGATACGGTCATGGAGAAATTGGAAGACTTATCCCTAGTTAACGACCTCTATTACGGCCAGTCCTATACCCGAACGGCAAAAACCATCAATCGAAAAGGCCCCAAGGTGATTGCTATGGAACTGAAGGAAAAGGGGCTTAGTGAAGACACCATTGACCAAGCCTTGTTGGAGTATAGTGAGGCTGATCAAATGGAAAATGCTCAACACTTGGCTAAAAAGAAGTTGCCTAGCTTACTTAGGAAGAATTCTAACCTTAAAGCAGAGGAGAAATTACAGCAATTCCTCTATAAGAAGGGCTACAATAATGATTTAATTGGCCAAGTCTTATCCCAATTAAAAGAGTCTGACCAGCTAGATCGTGATGAGAGTGCGGCTTTGAATAAGTATTTTAAACGCTATTGGAAGAAGTACTGGAATTTGGATGAGAAAGAACGACGTTTTAAAGTAAAAACCATGCTTTTTGGCCGTGGCTTTAAGAGTGAAGCTATCGATGCGGCCATAAGGCAGGCAGAGGAAGAAGGAGAACTGTGA
- the pulA gene encoding type I pullulanase: protein MKNQLEERLDKILQGIPPQGSSLDQAMDDLVRAPEFDNYFASQAQLGANYRPEATSFRLWAPLANEVSLLIYQDLYSNRQTQYPMQRQERGVFSLDLPGDWHNTAYLYKVSFPNGKTNFTRDPYALGATQNSQRSVVVDLSRTNPKNWDQDQSPALKSLSQAVIYEASVRDLTSADNSGVKPKWRGKFLGLSQKGTKTPQGQSTGLDYLKDLGISHVQLLPMADFKTVIEGIEDSDNYNWGYDPGDYNVPEGSYATDSADPICRIKEMKTMVQSLHQAGIRVIMDVVYNHVYDYINHPLELTVPNYYFRRDPDGTISNGTGVGNDTASERRMMREYIVRSVCYWAKEYHIDGFRFDLMGIHDVKTMNQVRQALDEIDPSILILGEGWNLGTYLPDKDKACLVNAYKTPRIAYFDDHFRDSVKGSDQGEGMDTGYASGKFSVERTLLASFLGGERLNNLAINVKSPLQLVKYVAAHDNWTLWDKLAISHSFESQAKRQKRQLLANSLVLLSQGIPFLHAGQEFFRTKQGVRNSYRHGDRINQIDWSLSDKHRNAVDYLRDLIAFRQAHPVFHLSDFESIDQAVEVLKADFQIIALLYHEEDADYLLVFNGQTNTIRFTLPDGDWQLLAKDYHFLAADEEKPLLSNEHPLVVEELSLSILKQQGTEKS, encoded by the coding sequence GTGAAAAATCAACTAGAAGAACGTTTAGATAAAATTCTCCAGGGGATCCCTCCCCAAGGCTCTAGCTTAGACCAAGCCATGGATGACTTGGTCAGAGCTCCAGAATTCGATAACTATTTTGCTAGTCAAGCCCAGTTAGGGGCTAACTACCGGCCAGAGGCGACCAGTTTTCGGCTTTGGGCGCCCCTGGCCAATGAAGTCAGCCTGCTCATTTACCAGGACTTATATAGTAATCGACAAACCCAATATCCTATGCAACGTCAAGAACGAGGTGTTTTTAGTCTAGATCTTCCTGGTGATTGGCATAATACCGCCTATCTTTATAAGGTGTCCTTTCCTAATGGAAAGACCAATTTTACGAGAGACCCATATGCCCTTGGAGCAACTCAGAATAGCCAGCGCAGTGTGGTGGTTGATTTGTCTCGGACTAACCCCAAAAATTGGGACCAAGACCAATCACCCGCTCTAAAGAGTCTTTCTCAAGCGGTGATTTATGAAGCCAGTGTGAGAGATTTGACTAGTGCGGATAATTCAGGCGTCAAGCCCAAGTGGCGGGGTAAATTTCTGGGCCTCAGTCAAAAAGGGACTAAAACGCCCCAAGGACAGAGTACAGGCCTTGACTACCTAAAGGACTTAGGGATCAGCCACGTCCAGCTCCTGCCCATGGCTGACTTTAAGACGGTGATTGAAGGGATCGAGGATAGCGATAATTATAATTGGGGTTACGATCCTGGCGATTACAATGTTCCTGAAGGTTCTTATGCCACGGATTCTGCTGATCCCATCTGCCGGATTAAAGAAATGAAAACCATGGTCCAATCCCTCCACCAAGCGGGCATTCGTGTAATTATGGATGTGGTCTACAACCATGTCTATGATTACATAAACCACCCTTTGGAACTGACTGTCCCTAACTATTATTTCCGTCGTGATCCCGATGGCACCATCAGTAATGGGACGGGTGTGGGGAATGATACCGCCTCAGAAAGAAGGATGATGCGAGAGTATATTGTCCGCTCGGTATGCTACTGGGCCAAGGAGTACCATATTGATGGTTTTCGCTTTGACTTAATGGGGATCCATGACGTCAAGACCATGAATCAAGTCCGCCAAGCTTTAGATGAAATTGATCCAAGTATCCTTATCTTAGGGGAAGGGTGGAACTTAGGGACCTACCTGCCCGATAAGGACAAGGCTTGCCTAGTCAATGCTTATAAGACTCCCCGGATTGCCTATTTTGACGACCATTTTCGTGACAGTGTCAAAGGCTCTGACCAAGGGGAGGGTATGGATACCGGTTATGCCAGTGGTAAGTTTTCTGTGGAGCGGACCCTCTTAGCCAGTTTCTTGGGTGGGGAGCGGCTGAATAACTTGGCCATTAATGTTAAGTCGCCCCTACAATTGGTAAAATATGTGGCTGCCCATGATAACTGGACTTTATGGGATAAACTAGCCATTAGCCATAGCTTTGAAAGCCAAGCCAAGCGACAAAAACGGCAACTGCTTGCCAATAGCCTCGTTCTCCTAAGTCAAGGCATCCCCTTCTTGCATGCTGGCCAGGAATTCTTCCGGACTAAGCAAGGTGTCCGTAATTCCTACCGCCATGGGGACCGTATCAACCAGATTGACTGGTCCTTGAGCGATAAACACCGGAATGCCGTGGACTATCTGAGGGATTTGATTGCTTTTCGCCAGGCTCACCCAGTCTTTCACCTGTCTGATTTCGAAAGCATTGACCAGGCAGTGGAGGTTTTGAAGGCTGATTTTCAAATTATTGCTCTTCTTTACCATGAAGAAGACGCTGATTACCTGCTGGTATTTAATGGACAGACCAATACCATTCGTTTTACCTTGCCAGATGGTGATTGGCAGCTTTTGGCAAAAGACTATCATTTTCTCGCTGCCGATGAAGAGAAGCCTTTGTTAAGTAATGAACATCCCCTTGTCGTTGAGGAACTGTCGCTAAGTATTTTGAAACAGCAAGGAACAGAAAAATCTTAG